Genomic segment of Sphingomonas sp. KRR8:
ACTCGGTCGCGCCGCGCGATCTCACACCAGCACGGCCGGCGCCGCGGCACGGCGAACTGGTGGACCGGGGCGGCCGCAACCCCCGTGGTCCGCGCCCGGGTGGTCCGCGCCCCGGTGGCGCAGGCCGTCCTTCAGGTCCGGGCGGCCCTCCGCGAGGTGATCGCCCGCGCGGCGGAGCGCCGACCGGCAAGCCGCGCGGCCCCCGCAAGCCCTAACGGGCGAGCAGCAGCGACAACGGGCAATCACCAAGCAAGGTGCGGGTCACCCCGCCCATCCAGAACTCGCCGATCCGGTTGTGGTGGTAGGCACCGGCCACGACCAGCCGGGCGCCGACGTCATGAGCCGTGCCGACCAGCAGAAGGGCAGGATCGTCACCGCCGCGCCGGACTTCGCGCAATTCCGCATGGACCCCGTGCCGGGACAGATATTCCAGCACCGCCGTTGCAGGGAAGCTGCCGGGTTCGTGTGGTTCGTTGCTGACCGTGGCGACATGCACGGCGGAGGCCATGCGCAGCAGCGGCAGCGCCTGCTTGATCGCCGCGGCGGCTTCGAAACTGCGGTCCCAGGCGATGAGCGCTGGAGCGGTGGGGTCGATGACCTTGGAGTCCGCTGCCGGCACCAGCACGGGGGTGCGGGTCTTCTGGACGATATCGGGCAGGTTGCCGGAACTGATCGCATCGGGTGTGCCGCGGGGGACGCGCCCGGTGACCACCAGGTCGGCCAAGGCCGCGTAGCTGGCGATCGTATGCGCGATCGAGCCGGTGGCGCGCTTCACATCCCAGCTCACGTCCTCGCGAGCCATCTCGCGCTCCAGCCGGTCGGAGGTGGCCTCCTGCTGTTCTTCGACGGCCTTGATCAGGTCATTGAGGACGTAGATTCCGCCGAAGCCGTCGGCCGCGACGAATGCGTCGTACGGCATGATCTGCAGGAAGCGGACATGCCCTCCGAAACAGCGCGCGACGGCCAAGGCGCTTTGCACCCGCTGGTCGATCGAGGCTTCGTCGCTGATGTGGCACAGGATGGTCTTCACCGCAGGTCTCCTTCACGCACCTTCATCGCGCCCAGGTGAGCGCACCGCGTTGATCCGGGTCAATTCCTTGTCATTCTTGACCCTCCAGCCCACCTGCCGTAAGGGCGCCAAGTCGTTTCGACAGATATAGCACCAAGCGTCCTTCGGGA
This window contains:
- a CDS encoding universal stress protein gives rise to the protein MKTILCHISDEASIDQRVQSALAVARCFGGHVRFLQIMPYDAFVAADGFGGIYVLNDLIKAVEEQQEATSDRLEREMAREDVSWDVKRATGSIAHTIASYAALADLVVTGRVPRGTPDAISSGNLPDIVQKTRTPVLVPAADSKVIDPTAPALIAWDRSFEAAAAIKQALPLLRMASAVHVATVSNEPHEPGSFPATAVLEYLSRHGVHAELREVRRGGDDPALLLVGTAHDVGARLVVAGAYHHNRIGEFWMGGVTRTLLGDCPLSLLLAR